The following DNA comes from Papaver somniferum cultivar HN1 chromosome 4, ASM357369v1, whole genome shotgun sequence.
ACCATCCAAAGAAAGTTTTTCTGGGGGTACAAGTCAAATAGGGGTTTCAATCTTATAGGGTGGAATAAAGTATGTAAACCTAAAGACATGGGAGGGATGGCTTTCAGGGATTTAGAAATGCTTAACTTAGCATTACTTATCAAAGTTGCTTGGAGATTACTAACTGAAAAGGATTCTTTGTGGACTCAAAATATGGAGAGCAAATACTTCAGGGATGGAAATATTCTTCATCAAAAAATAGAAGCAAAAAATTATTTATATACTTGGAATggtatagctaaaggtctcatcCATGTTCAACAGAACTACTTCATGGAAGTTGATAATggtaaaaaaatgaaaatttggaTTGACAGATGGATTCCTGGCTTATCGCATCCACCTATTCCAGTTAATGAACTAGACAGATTTTATCAAGAGGTGGAAGAACGTCTTTTACCTAACTCAAATACTTGGAATGTGGAGCTTATAAACAAATTATTTGATGTTGATACTTCTTCAAAAAATACAAACCATCTTCATGGATACCACCAAGGAGGATATCATGATTTGGATGCCAGCAAGAGATAGAAATTTCTCTGTCAAAAGTGCCTGCAAGATGCTCACGGAAACTGAAAACAATACACAAGTCAATGGAGGGTTAATCCAATCCTCTACATGGAAAAAACTACGGTCCTGCAACATCATGCACAGAATCAAGGTTTTTATCTGGAAAAGTATTCATGGTATTCATGCTACCAGATCTAGAATTGCTCTGCACAACCCTGAAATTGATACTCTCGTGGAATCTGTGGCAATCATATCAAAATAATTGAACACTTAACTTTTGAGTGTCTGCATTCTAGAGCAGTCTGGAGAAATCTTGAGATCGACATAGATGCAGAAAGAAACAACTTCCTGAGTGTTTCAGATTGGTCAGAAAGTAGGTTCTCTAATCAATATGAAGTCTCTAATGAAAAGAAACTTTTCACTCTCATGATTACTTCTTGGATTTTATGGAAAGACAGATGTGATGCTGTCTTCCATGGAGTTACTCTGAACCTTCTAAACACACTGCATAGAGCCAATTTCAATTTAAACTCTCATCAACATTCTCATGGCTTGCATTTCATTAGTAATAACTCTCTTTATATTTACCGTTGGAAACCTCCTGAGCGAGATACTTTTAAACTTAATATAGATGCTTATTTTGACAGTGATACTAACCAACTTGGTACTGGTTTGGTTCTACGTAATTGTGCAGGTGTCTGCCAAGGGATCAGAGGACAATGCGCATATGAAATTCTAAGTCCTGAGGCAGGAGAATGTCTAGCAATACGAGAAGCACTTCTCTGGACAAAGGAATTAAAGCTTAGCAGAATTCACATTGAAGCAGATGCAATATTGGTCGTTCAATCAATAAATGAGAACTCCCTATTAATGCAATGGGAAAACAGAAATATTCTCAAATAAATCAAAcatttaagtttaagtttttgtTATTGCAAGTTTTCTTTCACCAGTAGGGATAACAATCAAGTGGCAGATGATGTGTCTAAGTTTGTTAGAATATCAGCATCCACACTCAATTGTCTAGATAACTTCTCAGCTGAGTTTTGTGATCTTCTAGCTAAATATCAAAACAATATTCATCAACAATCtattatttcttttatcaaaaaaaggCAGTAACTCACATGTACCAGGTTATCCGTGAAAAATATATTTCCCTGGATTTCCCAAACTCGTTCCATGATTTTCTCGTTTCTCTAAACTCAACTCTACCGTGTATTCAAACCTCAACTCAACTCCATCATCTCCATAGCATCACCTAGCCATAATTGAATATCGAAATCACCAGTCAAACCTCGACTGCAGACTGCGGCATCGCCATCATAATCAACGACAGCGAGTAACCATCAGCAAGCCATCACCAAAATCAACAATATAGTATAGCCAACTCCATGTTTTTTTGTATGACTAAAGACTTGAGTTCTCATCATTACAATCGCAAAACCCAACTCCCTAAACTAATCTCGAACtatcaccatattcttctttcaATTGCAGCCAGCTCCTCCATCACCAAGAATTTATCGAGCTAAACCTTCTACATCAGCGACCAACATTATCTCCATCAAGTACCATCACCTCCGTCCACTAATGGCAACAACGCCATTTCCTCCCTGCTGCTCgcgtgaagaagatgatgacAATGGTGCCTCGAGATAATAGGCCTGATGCCTTTAGCAAAACTATTTCACTGTTAGTCTACTGAGACTGATAGTTCATTTCCTGTTCCGCGGCTTCCTTGAGTAGAGAATATGCATGTCTTTAACAATTATGTATTTTCTCACTTTTTACCAACTTTAACTCGCTTCAAGTGCTCGTAACTTTCTCATGCGACGTCGGAATCACTCCATTATTTCGCCGTTGGCTTCGTAATTTCGTTCTTTTCAAGATGATTCTAATAAATCTCGGAATTGAACGAGTTCCACTTCCTTTAGGTTATGATAACCCAAACACCTAAGAaactcaaaaataaacaaaaccaaagcataaataaaatgaaaactaaCAACAAAACAACGAATTAATGTCTCAAACTAGTGCAAATAACGCACCTATCATTTAGCTCCTAATGTTTAAAAAACACTCAAATATGTATTCATCGCTCAAAAGTATTTACAGAAGGTGAAAAATACTAATAAAGAAAATTCGCAACAATGTATAGGCGTTCCAGAAACCACAGTTACAATGTTATTGCAAAATGAAGATATACATTGAAATTGTAGTGTTACGccgtttttaaaataaaaaacactAGAAAATAAACGACTGCTCCGTGCagtgtatgttcttcgtgttcttcctttcacTGCAGCATCAAAAATTATGTAGCTCTCTATTCTTCACATAGTTTTCTCTCCAATCTGTCTATATCATCTCCCAAATTTCCTAACATCCCTTATATACACCATATCATCACAAATATTTGATAATAAATCCCCAAAATCTTCTCTCCAAGCTTCGGGAATAATTTCGTTTTTATTTCACTACACGTATTATTATGCACAACTAACACACTCCAACATGCTGTTTCATGTCACGTATTGAGTAAAAAAATCGTCACCTCATGCCAACCTCCAGTTATACACCGAAAACTCgggaaagaataaaaagaagaagaagatattattGTGTTTTGTCGTGTAGAAAAACCGTGTAATCATcctgatttcccgaatctaaaaGATTTATCGTTCCTGTTTAATCGTAACATGGTGGTATCAATTCATTTGAGCGATTAAATCTCCTCAAAAATCTTTCAATTCTGAAACAAAAATATAAGCAGTTAACCAAAATTTCAAACAATATTTCCCTTCCAAATACTGGGAAGAAACTGGAGTGCCCTTATCCAGGTagggggtgcctttagcacttGTACATgtgtgtctttagtaattttccGGTGCCTTTAATGATCTTTCAAGCCAATTttcccaaaaatgtttatttcccaagaCACAtatacacataaaacaccataatatgtACGAAATAAGTACTAACCAAATAGAGATTTGAGATCAAATCAGACAGATATATCTATCATTTATGGAAAAACAAGAAAGATTCGCTCCCCGGGAGGCTGTTTTTGTTATTATATTTCAATTTCTTAAGTAACAAAATGggggattttttattttatgcaagtaataaataaatcaaaagcaAACTAAAGAGTAGAAgataatcaataagaggaagatattggtcaaggattcgtTTTCATTGACAAATTAGTATTGTAACAATaatttagaattgatattttaatcctGACTTTGTCAAAATCCCTAGGATACCTTGGTCGTAAGAATGTCCCACTAATTTCCTGATTTCTACGCACTTACATAAACGATGCAATCATGAATTCTACTTAGAAAACAACCTAACGTGGAAATCCCACCAGTCAAATTTAATTCCTTGGATGCATtaggttctatgaaatcaggctaATCAAAGTAattgaacgtgtaaaagcactaatcctaTTTAACAAAGATTATGATCCACTTGGGACTAGTATGATATACCACTACAAGCactattcacaattatgctaACTATTCACAATTATGTTATTTATAATCCGAATTATTCAACGTTTGCGTATTGAAAATCCTAATCTAGAAATAGAGATTAAAACCAACTCTATCGATcccagactcaaccaaacaagcattcagatcatataacaatataaatagtgaatcataaatGACAAAGTAtaaagacaaaactaattcagtGCACAAAAATCATGTTTAgaattccaacttattccttaaccaataataaatatttagctactcatacctATGGAATTTATCATACTGATAattgaaatgaaaaaaatgaaaaataaccaAAGCAAACCCTAAAAGCGTATACCGCTCTCTCCAAAAGCTCCAACTAGTAGTTGTCGAAGTTATCAAAAGAAGTAGCATACTTTCCCTTTTATTAGCTCTTCTTGTTTCCAGAAcgaggtcaagtcttcaaaagtccATATCAAAGTAGTCCACCAAGCCTATATGTATAAAACTCATGTAAAAACTATGCCCAAAAAGTATCGTTGGAAGTCCAGAAAAGTGGCCGGAAGTTGGCCAAAAATAGTTCAGGTGTCTGAAAAATTATCGTCGGTCACCTATCAAACTAACAATCATTAACAATGGAGCGTTAAGTTTAACAGTCAATGGGGTCAAGGTCAAAGTATTAGGCCAGGTATGAGTCAAGACCGAGTCAACTGCTCTGACACGGCTGAGTGGGCTGATTTGGTCGAGCGTAAGCCATCTTGCACATGTTGTACTCAATGTTGCGCCATGATGGCACTTTATTCCTTCTCTTGCTCACTTTCAACTGCAACAACTGCAACCAAAGTCAATCAACTCCATCTACTAAACAAAATCTTCATTTCTGTCACCATACCACCAGTAGCACAACCATTGCAGTATCACCTCTCAGCTGTTGCAATCATTATCTCTTGCCATAACTCTAACTCAACAACTGCATCACTGCAATCCGTAACTTTTTAGATGCACATCAATCTAACGATTTTAACCTTCTTCAAACCATTGCTAAGTATGCATATAAAGTCAAATTTCAGATCAAAAGACTTCAGCTACACCATACTGTCAAGGCCATTCACTTGCAACTCTAAACATCACAACAAAACGTTCACAAGCCTTCTCTCCACTTCAATAAACCACAACAACTCGAGTTACACAGCAAACAACCATATCAAATTCAACCTCTCAGCAAAACCCATAGCAGCAAAACACTACCAATCTCCATTCCCAATTTCTAGCATCACCAAAACAGCACCGGAATCTTCAGTTGTACTATCTACCAGTATACTTCATGTCTTCAGTTCAGCTCTGCAAAATCAACTAGCTACAATTGTAGCATTCTCCTCCCTGCAATATTCACATACTGCAGCACCATTATCTCAAACCCATTCCACAACTTCCATCTCAACTGCAACTACAACCATCAAAGTTTCTATAAACTCTATAACTCTTTCATCTCTTCTCAGCAATTAGTTCCAATACATTCTCATCTCCATGGCTTCAACAATACACAATAACCACTTAGCTTACAT
Coding sequences within:
- the LOC113272794 gene encoding uncharacterized protein LOC113272794, whose product is MSSKERYLGSPLILGYSKQEAFKNIEENFQKRFTSWSSTSLTQVGRGIMVKHVLNSIPIYQMGTFNLPFVLINKLTTIQRKFFWGYKSNRGFNLIGWNKVCKPKDMGGMAFRDLEMLNLALLIKVAWRLLTEKDSLWTQNMESKYFRDGNILHQKIEAKNYLYTWNGIAKGLIHVQQNYFMEVDNGKKMKIWIDRWIPGLSHPPIPVNELDRFYQEVEERLLPNSNTWNVELINKLFDVDTSSKNTNHLHGYHQGGYHDLDASKR